One stretch of Chlamydia abortus DNA includes these proteins:
- a CDS encoding toxin-antitoxin system YwqK family antitoxin has product MVIRKFLCLFLLYCACMTPGYASGTYEKLTLTGINIIDRNGLSETICSKEKLKKYAKVDFLSPQPYQKVMRMYKNARGENVSCLTTYHPNGQLKQYLECVNNRACGRYREWHSNGKIKIQAEVIGGIADLHPSAESGWLFHGTTLAHNDEGILEAAINYDKGLLQGTSYYYHSNGQVWKECSYHKGRAHGDFLTYTSEGFLLKKQTYQDGEKHSVSIRYEERSNTVLSEEEYDNGLLLKGYYLDPETHQIFSEITNGNGTQAIYGKHSIVETRVFVRGEPHGNVTVFDSLGNQVLQTYTLSEGIKHGEELFFYPDSGKSKLLLTWNHGILQGPVKTWYPNGSLESCKELINNKKSGLLTLYYPEGQIMATEEYDNELLVKGEYFRPGDRHPYSKIDKGYGTAVFFTSSGTITKKIPYQDGKPLVN; this is encoded by the coding sequence ATGGTTATAAGAAAATTTTTATGTTTATTTCTTCTATATTGTGCTTGTATGACTCCAGGGTATGCCTCTGGAACTTATGAGAAACTTACACTAACAGGAATTAACATCATCGATAGGAATGGCTTATCGGAGACCATTTGCTCTAAAGAGAAGCTAAAAAAATATGCTAAGGTAGATTTTCTCTCTCCTCAACCTTATCAAAAAGTCATGCGTATGTATAAAAACGCACGAGGAGAAAATGTCTCTTGTTTGACGACCTACCACCCCAACGGACAATTAAAACAGTATCTTGAGTGCGTGAACAACCGCGCTTGTGGACGTTACCGAGAATGGCATAGTAATGGAAAAATCAAAATCCAAGCAGAAGTCATAGGAGGAATTGCTGATCTCCATCCTTCAGCAGAATCCGGATGGTTATTCCACGGAACGACTCTAGCACACAATGACGAAGGCATACTGGAAGCTGCTATTAATTATGACAAGGGTTTACTCCAAGGAACTTCCTATTACTACCATTCTAATGGTCAAGTGTGGAAAGAGTGCTCTTATCATAAAGGCCGCGCTCACGGTGATTTCCTCACGTATACATCTGAAGGATTTCTACTAAAAAAACAGACATATCAAGATGGAGAAAAGCACAGTGTATCCATACGCTATGAAGAACGCTCTAATACTGTGCTCTCGGAAGAAGAATACGATAACGGTCTATTGTTAAAAGGCTATTACCTAGACCCTGAAACTCATCAAATATTTTCTGAAATCACCAACGGCAACGGAACACAAGCGATCTATGGCAAACACTCTATCGTAGAAACACGGGTGTTCGTCCGTGGGGAGCCTCATGGAAACGTGACTGTATTTGATAGTCTCGGCAATCAAGTTCTGCAAACCTACACATTATCTGAAGGCATAAAACATGGTGAAGAGCTATTTTTCTATCCCGATTCTGGAAAATCTAAACTCCTTTTAACATGGAATCACGGCATTTTACAAGGCCCTGTAAAGACTTGGTATCCGAATGGATCTCTAGAAAGCTGTAAAGAATTAATAAATAATAAAAAATCAGGCCTGTTAACGTTGTATTATCCTGAAGGGCAGATCATGGCTACTGAAGAATATGATAACGAGTTGCTTGTAAAAGGCGAATATTTCCGCCCTGGAGATCGGCACCCCTATTCTAAGATAGATAAAGGTTATGGCACAGCAGTATTTTTCACATCTTCAGGAACGATAACTAAAAAAATCCCTTATCAAGATGGCAAACCGTTAGTGAATTAG
- a CDS encoding 5-formyltetrahydrofolate cyclo-ligase translates to MDTSVTTDKKKQREFFSSLRQSIQEPRLSQASQAIASFVRLLPKSSCVLSFVPFRSEVNINLANQILIEHFSLALPKIDNHELTPVQVPSLNDLTKIVHPLRLAEFDLPHISPQEITHVLVPALAFDEDNYRLGYGGGCYDRWLAKYPHLISIGVGFKEQKTASLPRESHDMPLSQVFLA, encoded by the coding sequence ATGGACACTTCCGTAACTACTGATAAGAAAAAACAACGAGAATTTTTTTCTTCACTACGACAATCTATACAAGAACCTCGGTTATCACAAGCCTCTCAGGCCATAGCTTCTTTTGTTCGTCTTCTCCCCAAAAGCAGTTGTGTTCTTTCCTTTGTTCCTTTTCGATCAGAAGTGAACATCAATTTGGCCAATCAGATTCTGATTGAACACTTCTCACTAGCACTACCTAAAATAGACAATCATGAACTGACGCCCGTCCAGGTGCCTTCGCTAAACGACCTTACAAAAATCGTGCACCCCCTGCGTCTCGCTGAGTTCGATTTACCCCATATCTCACCACAAGAGATCACCCATGTTCTTGTTCCTGCCTTAGCTTTTGATGAGGATAACTACCGCCTGGGTTATGGCGGTGGTTGTTATGATCGTTGGTTAGCAAAATACCCCCACCTTATCTCCATAGGCGTAGGATTTAAAGAACAAAAAACCGCTAGTCTTCCTAGAGAATCTCATGACATGCCCTTATCTCAAGTATTTTTAGCTTAA